The Chordicoccus furentiruminis DNA window AGGGGATCAAATGACAATGAAACGACAGGATTTGCATGAATACCAGAATTACTGCGTCCGCTTCCTGATGGAGCACCCGGAAGCGATGCTGATACTTGAGATGGGCCTTGGGAAAAGCTGCATAAGCCTTACCGCCATCCTTGACCTGATGTTTGACAGCTTCGAGGTGTCGAAGGTACTGGTCATAGCACCTTTGCGGGTAGCGAAGACTGTATGGCCGGAGGAGAAAGACACCTGGGAGCATGCCAGGTTCCTTCGGATGAGCGTGATGGTCGGGACGGCAAAGCAACGGGAAGCGGCTCTGCGGACTCCCGCCGATGTATATGTCATCAACCGTGAAAACGTGAAGTGGCTGACGGATTACCTGGAGAAACGCCATATCCCCTGGCCGTTCGATATGGTGGTGATCGATGAACTTTCATCCTTCAAGAACCATAACAGCCAGAGGTGGAAAGCCCTGCGGAAGGTCCGTCCGAAGATAAAGCGCATGGTCGGCCTGACCGGGACTCCGGCGTCCAACGGGCTGCTTGACCTCTGGGCGGAAACCTACCTCATCGACAACGGGCAGCGGCTTGGGCGGTTCATCGGCAGGTACCGTGATGCCTACTTCAAGGCGGCAGGCATGAATCCGTACACAGGGGTCGTGTACAACTACGTGCCTCTCCCAGGAGCGGAGGAGAAAATCTACAGCCGGATATCCGACATCTCCGTTTCCATGAAAGCCTTGGACTACCTGGACATGCCGGAGTTCATCCCCGTCATCCACAGGGTGGATATGGAGCCGGACGAGCGGACACTGTATGAGGAGATGAAGAAGGAACTGCTGGTCAGTGTGGACGGTGAAGAGATTGATGCCGCCAACGCGGCCGTCCTTTCCGGGAAACTCCTGCAGATGGCGAACGGCGCGATATACACAGACGACCGGGAAATTGTGCCGATCCACAGCCAGAAGCTGCTGATGCTGGAAGACCTCATCGAGCAGGCCAACGGCCAGAACGTGCTTGTGGCATATTGGTATCAGCATGACCACAGCCGCATCATGGAGCACCTGGCGGCAAAGGGATATACACCGAGGGACATCAGAACCGATGCTGACATTTCCGACTGGAACGCCGGGAGGATACAGGTTGGCCTGATTTCCCCGGCGAGTGCCGGACACGGACTGAACATTCAGAGGGGTGGCCATATCCTGATCTGGTTCTCCATGATCTGGTCCCTTGAGATGTATCAGCAGACCAACGCCCGCCTGTGGCGCCAGGGTCAGAAAGAAGTGGTGACCGCCCATCACATCGTCTGCCGGGATACCGTTGACGAGGATGTCCTGAAAGCCCTGGAGCATAAGGACACTACGCAGCAGAATCTCATCGCCGCGGTGAAGGCACACCTGACAATCTGAGTCAACCTAATGGCAATCCGGGAAATACAAATCATATTTTCGGAGGTAGAAGCCATGAGCATTATGTGGAAGTATCTGGACAAGCGGTCCGCGACAATCGCGGCGATCAAGGACTACGAGAGCATGCAGTTCATCATAAAGCACACTGATGATGAGATCCGTGCTGAGCGGGACAAGATGTCCGCAGTCCGCAGTCCCGGGTGGGACGGAATGCCCCACGCACACAATCCGAATGCACAGGAGGAGCGTATCCTGAACGGCATCGAGGAAATCGACATCCTGAAAGAGCGGTACCGTCAGGCCGTGGAATACATGGACTGGTTCAAGCCCGCCTGGGATCAGCTGACAGAGGACGAGAAGTACGTTCTTGAAACCTTTTATGGTGACGCGAACAGCTACGGCTCCAATGCCGTCTATTACATCGCAGAGTATTTCAAGATTGAGCAGACATCCGCCTATAAGCGGAAGAACCGTGCGCTTGACCGCCTGACCGTACTGCTGTTCGGAAGACAGTAAAAAAGGCCCTTGAAGTTCCAGGCTGCGGAACTTCAAGGGCCTTATCCTTTATGATGCGGTAAGCAGATACTTGGTTGCAGAGGAGATCATTTTTCTCCCGCCCGGAGTAGCTATCAGAACGAGGCCTCCTGCAGCGGCAACCCATCCCCAGTTCTCAGCCCACCAGCTTGTCGCGGCACCTACGTTCTGGGTCTGTGTCGACTGAAGATCTCTGACACGGCGGGTGTTGTTCTCTTCCCGCTGATCGTATTCGGCATTGGCCTTCTGGATCAGATCGACTTTCTTTTCCCAGTCGGTGTCTTTGTCTGCGATGATTCCGGCAACCACCTGATTGTGATTCTCCTGGCCGCTCATGTTGCAGACCTGCTGTACCAGTTTTTCTGTGTTGAGTGCGTTTTTCTGCGTGTCATCGAGGGACTTCGTGAGCACCTCGGCCATTTCTCTTACGTCTTTGTTTTCCATTTGAATTCCTCCATTTTAGGATTTGTCTGTTGATTGTTCTTCTTCGTTTGTTTGCAGGGAGCGGACGAAACAGTAGATGAAAATTGCTTCTGCCAGGTACGCCGAAAACCCGACGCCGTATTTGTCATCATAGGTTTGGCCTTGCCCACCCTGTGCTACTAAATTCTTGCCGACACTGTGAAATACATCCAGGTCGGCCCCTTGCTTCTCGAGTGATTCCGTGTAGAGCACGTCAACAAGAGAATACGTTTTCTCCGAGCCGGCCGGCACATGAAGCATCCACAACTTTCTGATTGAGCGGTAGATGCGGTCACGTAAGTCTAAAAGTTCCGGAGTGTTGGACTTGGCTATAACCGTGTCCTTATCTATTCCATGCGCTTTCAGCAGTTCTCGCGACCCCGTTTCATAATCAGATGATCCGACTTTAGGGTCTACCGGAAGAACTTCAAGGTATCGGTCGATATCATCTACCCCTTCCTTGTGCGGAAAGGCTGGCAGCTTTCCGACTGAACGTATCGTTTCAGCAAAACCCTGCGCGGTACTCAGATGCTTAGTCTTCCACCGAAGATCGTTAATTTTTCCGTCCAGAGAACCCCATATCTCTTTGTCCGGGCCTTGTCCCGGAGCAGAGAGTATTTCTTCAATCTGTTCGTTTTTGTATCCGAGCATCTGCAGCATCCTGATCCACCAGATACGTTCGACCGCATCGCTGCCGTAAACCCAGCACTGAGTGGGACCCGGCTTGCGGAGCGGAGACAGGAGAACTGGCTGCCGTTTACCGCTTTTCCGTTTCTTGTCATCGTTTCTTCTGCCGGCCCACGTGCGGAGCGTGTCGTAGGTGACTCCCGGCAGTCTTCGTAACTCCTGGGACGTATATTCTTTTTTCAAGGTTCGCACCCCCTTTTATAAGTGATCACTTCGGTGGTTGTCTGTACTATAACACTTCGGTCTAAGACCGAAACAAGCCTTTTTTGAAATTTTTTTGAAAGAAACCAATGTCCAAAATCGCGTGGGATGCATATTGCGGAAACTGGTATGCTTATATCGTGAAAAACCGCGCGGAGCCCCGGAGGATCGTCCTTCCGGGGCTTTCGCCATGAAAGGACGGAAAATATGAGAATTCTTACATGCGAACAGGTGTCGGACGGTCACCCTGATAAAATCTGCGACCAGATCGCGGATGCCGTTGTCACCGACTGCCTGCGGCACGACCCCGAATCCCGTGTCGCCATTGAGTGCCTTCTGAAGAACGACCAGCTGATCATCGCGGGGGAACTGACCAGCACCCATGAGCCGGACTACCGGAAACTGGTGTATGAGGTCTTTGAGCGCATTGGACGTGGGCGCCTGGGCTATCCCGCCGACCTTGATATCGGAATCCTGGTGAAAAAGCAGTCCCCCGACATCGCGCTTGGCGTGGATAAGGGAGGAGCCGGCGACCAGGGCATCATGTACGGCTATGCCACCAATGAAACCCCGGAACTGCTGCCGATCCCCTTTGTGGTGGCGACAAAGTTCCTGCAAATACTTAAAAACCATCCGAGCCGGATGTTCCGTGCTGATGCCAAGGCACAGGTCTCCTATGATTACGATACGGGCCGGATCACGGTATTCCTCTGCAGCGTACAGCACAGCCCGGATGTTGAGGTATCGGATTTCCGCCATATCGTGGAAAGCGCGATGGTACTGGCGGCTTCCGAGTACGCACTGAATACGGATTTTGAAAAGCTGATCAATCCGACCGGCAGGTTTGTCATAGGCGGCAGTTTTGCCGACTGCGGTGTGACGGGCAGGAAGCTGGCGTGCGATACCTACGGCGGCATCGGCAGGATCGGCGGAGGCGCCCTTTCCGGGAAGGACCCCACCAAGGTCGACCGCTCCGGCGCATATATGGCAAGGAAGATCGCAAGGGACATCGTACTTTCCGGGTATGCCGATAAATGCGAGATACAGATCGCCTATGCCATAGGAATGACAGACCCCGTATCCGTGAACATCGACTGCTTTGGTACGGAGAGCCAGAATCCCCGCATGATTGAGCAGTTCGTAAAGGACAGCTACGACCTGACCCCGAGGGCGATGTGTGAGAGCCTTTCCCTGCGGGCGGTGGATTACAACCAGGTCAGCAGCTACGGACACTTCGGGAGGCCGGGCCTTCCCTGGGAGCGGTAATGCCTGTGAAACCACGGGTGCCATGTAAGCACCCAGGATGCGCCGCCCTTGTTCCGAGCGGGACAAAGTACTGCGACCTTCACAGGCCGATGCACCCGGAGGAGGTGCGGTCAGCGCACAGCCGCGGTTACGGTGCGGCGTGGCAGAAGGCAAGCCGGGCCTTCCTTAAGGCACACCCGCTGTGCGAGGAATGCATGAAGAACGGACGGTACGTGAAGGCAGCGGTTGTCGACCACATCGTTCCGCACCGCGGTGATGAAAAACTTTTCTGGGACAGAAGCAACTGGCGTCCGCTGTGCAAACGGTGCCATGACAGGAAGACCCGCCTGCAGGACGAGACGCCGACCTACCACTACTGACCGGGGGCCGGGGTGCAATCTCTATAGGGCAGACCCCCGCAGACCGCCGCCCCCTCTCGCGTTAAAAACCGCGAAATTCGCAGCCCGGGGGCCTGAGGGAGCCGGGGCGGCAGTGCGAAATGGACCCGGAAAGCGCAGAAACACAAGGGAAACAGCCGTTTTTCCGCAAAAAATCAGTGAGCCAAAAGGCAGTGATGGAGTGATTTCCACCGCTGCCTTTTTTGATGGAGTTTCGTGCCAGCGCAAAAGCGGCACAGACGTTTCGTGCCAGGGAGGAAGCTATGGAATTTGAAGATCCGGATATGAGCGAGTTTATCGCCGGGTGCGCGAAACAGTTCTGCCCCTGGTGCGGTTCTCCTGTCGTGATGAACCGTGTCGGCAGACGGAAGAAGTTCTGCTCAGACAAGTGCCGGTGGGCATTCTGGAAGTTCGAGACCCGGCACAAGGACGTGAAATTAGAAATGGAGGCAAGGCTGAATGAAAACCGCACAGCTGAAGGTGCTGCCGGTCACCGTACTGAAACCGGCTGAGTATAACCCGCGCAAAAAGCTGAAGCCGGGTGACAGGGAATACGAGAAGATCAAAAACAGCATCGAGGAGTTTGGCTTTGCCGATCCGCTGGTGGTGAACGCTGACATGACGATCATCGGCGGACATCAGCGACTGACGGTGGCGATGGACCTCGGCTTCACGGAAGTCCCCTGCGCCGTGGTCGATGTGGACAAGACCCGGGAGAAGGCGCTCAACATCGCACTGAACAAGATCACGGGCGCATGGGATGAGAATCTCCTGGCGGACCTGCTGAAGGACATCCAGGACTCCGACTTCGACCTTGGCAAGACTGGCTTTGACCCACCTGAGATCGAGACGCTCTTTAACAAAGTCCACTCCAAGGATGTGCAGGAAGATGACTTTGACGTGGAGGCGGAGCTGCAGAATCCCGTGTTCTCCAAGCCGGGAGATCTCTGGTGCCTCGGAAAGCACCGGGTCATCTGCGGAGACTCCACAGGCGAGGAAGTATACACACGCCTGATGGACGGGCAGAGGGCAAATCTCGTGCTGACCGATCCACCGTACAATGTGGACGTGGAAGAAACCGCTGGGAAGATCATGAACGACAACATGGCGGATGAAGATTTTTACAACTTCCTCCTGTCCGCATACCGCTGTATGCACGCCAACCTGGCTGACGATGGCAGCATCTATGTGTGGCACGCCGACACCGAGGGGCTGAACTTCCGGAAGGCATTTAAGGACGCGGGCTTCTATCTTTCCGGATGCTGCATCTGGAAAAAGAACGCGCTCGTCCTTGGAAGGTCGCCGTACCAGTGGATTCATGAACCCTGCCTGTTCGGCTGGAAGCAGGCCGGGAAGCACCAGTGGTATTCCGACCGCAAGCAGGTGACGGTCTGGGAGTATGACAAGCCGCGCTCCTCCAAGGATCATCCGACGATGAAGCCGGTGGCGCTCATGAGCTACCCGATCCGGAACAGCAGCATGACGAACGGCATCGTGCTCGACCCGTTCCTCGGCAGCGGTTCCACCCTGATCGCCTGCTGTGAGACAGACCGTGTGTGCCGGGGCATTGAACTGGACCCGAAATTCGTGGACGTGATCGTGAAGCGGTTCCGGTCCTGGTGCGGTGAGCATGGGGGCTCCGAAGATGTGTATGTGCTCCGTGACGGGCAGAAACTCACATTCGATGAAGTATGTGCGGGATTGGAGGACGCTGAAAATGAATAAGGAAACGCTGACCCTCGGTTCCCTGTTTTCGGGTTCCGGGGGTTTTGAATTGGCGGGCATCCTTTCCGGGATACAGCCCGTGTGGAATTCGGAAATTGAGCCGTTTGCGGTCCGGGTGACGACAAAGCGCCTGCCGGAGGTAAAGCACTTCGGGGATGTGTCAAAGCTGTCCGGGGCGGAACTGCCTCCGGTAGACATCATTACCTTCGGAAGCCCCTGCCAGGATATGTCGGTGGCGGGACGAAGGGCCGGACTTGACGGCGAGCGGAGCGGACTGTTCCACCAGGCGATCCGCATCATTAAGGAAATGAGGGAGAAAACCAATGGAGAGAAACCGAGATACTGTGTCTGGGAGAACGTCCCGGGCGCTTTCAGCAGCAACGGCGGAGCGGACTTCAAATCAGTCCTCGAAGCGGTCATCGGCGTCAAAAAACCGTCCTGCGAGGTGCCTGCGCCTGGTAAAAACGGATGGCCCTACGCCGATGTGTACCTGGGAGACGGATGGAGCGTGGCTTACCGGCTTCTCGACGCTCAGTTCTGGGGCGTTCCCCAGCGCCGCGCAAGAATCTTTCTTGTCGCAGATTTTGGAGGAGAACGTGCCGGAGACATACTATTTAAGTCCGAAGGCCTGTCAGGGTATTCTGCGGAGGGCTTCGAAGCGTGGAAAACAGCTGCCCGAAATTCTGAAGGCGGCACTGGAACGGCAGGCGGCATCTGCCTGAACGACCAGGGCGGCGATCGGATGGATGTGTCTGAGGACGTGTCCGGGACGCTCCGGGCGCAGGATCACGGGCATCCTCCCGTGGTGATGGCGGCGGGTTTCTGCACGGAGCATTCCGCCAGATCCCGCTCCATAGGATATGAGGATGAGATATCTCCCACCCTCCGGGCGGGTGTGGTTCCCGCCGCGATTGCCCTGGAGCACCATCCGGCTGACTGCCGCATCAGGATCGATGAGGGCGACGCCATCCAGACGCTGACGAGCCGGATGGGAACGGGCGGGAACAATGTGCCTCTTATCATGACCCCGGACGGTCCGCTCGTCCCGTACACACTTAAGATCCGCTGCGGGAAGGAAGGCGGCGGAAAAGGCGCCCTTGTGCAGGAGGACAAATCCGCCACCCTTGCTACCAGCAACGATCAGACGCTGTTCGCGCCTTCCGCTTTCGGCATCAGTTCTGACCAGAGCCATGCCATGCTCTCCGGCAATCCCCATGCCGGGATCTATGAGGCGAAGACCTCTCGGACGCTTGATCTGAACGGCGGGCATCCCGGATGCAACCAGGGCGGTATCGCCGTGGTGGAGAAGGCGTATCCCCTGGAGGGAAACGGGCAGCGGCCGAGCCATCAGGGGGACGGATGGAATGAGTCAGACGCGATGTATACCCTCAATGCCACAGAGCATCACGGGGTGGCGGCTCCCGTTTACCACGGCACAAAGAATTCCCATCTCACGCATTTCACTGACGAACCCGCGCTCGACACCCTGGTGGCTACTGAATATAAGGAGCCGCCCGTGGTGAGCGCCGATCCCTACTACATTGTACGCAGGCTGACACCAACCGAATGCGCGAGGCTCCAGGGCTTCCCGGACTGGTGGTGCAGCGGGCTTGAAACCGCGGAGCCTTCCGAGGAGGACATTGCTTTCTGGGCGGATGTATTTGAGACACACAGGCAGGTGGTCACCCATGCGAAGAAGCCGAAGACCCGGAACCAGATCGTGAAATGGCTGAAAGATCCGCACCTGGATTCTTCCGAATACAAGCTGTGGGGCAACGGAGTGGCGCTCCCGTGCGTATGGTTCGTGCTTTCGGGCATCGTGTATTATGACCAGTTCCGGGGATGAAACCTTGTCGGTATTTCCTTCGGATATTAAGCAGATATGAGTTGCTTTATCTTCCGCGGCGAGTGATTAATACACTACGCCGCGGGACGGCAGAAAAGAAAAACGGAGGTACATACCATGAGGATCAGTTACAACGTAACAGGAAACGAGCGCAAAGCCCTGGTGAAGGTCATTTCCCAGGCAACAGGCGAAAGGGCGGTCTACAAGTTCATGCCGACCTGCGCTTACGACATCGGTTTTTTCACGGTCACGAAAGACGGCACCCTTGAGTTTGATGACCGCGCCGACAGCGAGGTGGCCGGGAAGGTTCTGGAGGCTCTTACTGCCGCCGGATACGAAGGCATCGGGGAAACAGCCGCCGCGGAGCCGGAGGAAGCCGACAAGGCCGCGACAGGGACCGGCACGGCGGAAGAACCCGAAGGGGTCAGCCTGACGGTGAAGCTGCCGATGGGCAGGCACACGGGGAACACCCTGCGGAACCTCGTAAACCTGGTCTACACGCGGGCAAGCCTTGTGAACAAGGCGCTCGGCACGGATTTCCGGGTGGATGAGGGACTTGCGGAAGCCCTGCAGGCAGCAGCCCTTTTTAAGGCAGAGGACTTCCTCAGAACAGTCGGAAACTACGAGGAGGAGCACGGCAAAGCCATCAGCGGGCTGACCTTCACGCCGGAGGACATCACCTTCGCCTCCCTTCCGGAGACAGCGGAGCCGGAAGCTATGAGGGCCTTTACGGAACTTTGCGCCATGATGAACAAACAGGCGCTCGCCCAGAAGCGCATCCAGGCAAAGGCGGTGAACGAGGAGAACGAAAAGTACGCCCTCCGGATCTGGCTTACCCGCCTCGGCATGAACGGCCCCGATCATAAGGAAACACGGAAGATGCTGATGCGGAACCTTTCCGGACACTGCGCCTTCCGCACGGATGCCGAGAAGGAACGCTGGACGCGCCGTCAGGCAGAGAAAAGGGAGGCTGCGAGGCAGGCTTCATTATCTGAGGAGCAGTCATAAAATACACAGTTTTCAGGCCGGATCTTTGTCAGAATTATGCCCGGAAACAGGGCAGAATTGACTTGCTATATAGTCCTTTCAGAGTGATTAATAACATACCGCAAGGGAAGAAAAACACACTTTGAAAGGAGCCAAAACCATGACAAACGCAACGGCAAAGCAGATCGAGAACATGAAGACGCAGACCTACGGAGTTGAGGTCG harbors:
- a CDS encoding SNF2-related protein — encoded protein: MTMKRQDLHEYQNYCVRFLMEHPEAMLILEMGLGKSCISLTAILDLMFDSFEVSKVLVIAPLRVAKTVWPEEKDTWEHARFLRMSVMVGTAKQREAALRTPADVYVINRENVKWLTDYLEKRHIPWPFDMVVIDELSSFKNHNSQRWKALRKVRPKIKRMVGLTGTPASNGLLDLWAETYLIDNGQRLGRFIGRYRDAYFKAAGMNPYTGVVYNYVPLPGAEEKIYSRISDISVSMKALDYLDMPEFIPVIHRVDMEPDERTLYEEMKKELLVSVDGEEIDAANAAVLSGKLLQMANGAIYTDDREIVPIHSQKLLMLEDLIEQANGQNVLVAYWYQHDHSRIMEHLAAKGYTPRDIRTDADISDWNAGRIQVGLISPASAGHGLNIQRGGHILIWFSMIWSLEMYQQTNARLWRQGQKEVVTAHHIVCRDTVDEDVLKALEHKDTTQQNLIAAVKAHLTI
- a CDS encoding MerR family transcriptional regulator; amino-acid sequence: MKKEYTSQELRRLPGVTYDTLRTWAGRRNDDKKRKSGKRQPVLLSPLRKPGPTQCWVYGSDAVERIWWIRMLQMLGYKNEQIEEILSAPGQGPDKEIWGSLDGKINDLRWKTKHLSTAQGFAETIRSVGKLPAFPHKEGVDDIDRYLEVLPVDPKVGSSDYETGSRELLKAHGIDKDTVIAKSNTPELLDLRDRIYRSIRKLWMLHVPAGSEKTYSLVDVLYTESLEKQGADLDVFHSVGKNLVAQGGQGQTYDDKYGVGFSAYLAEAIFIYCFVRSLQTNEEEQSTDKS
- the metK gene encoding methionine adenosyltransferase, giving the protein MRILTCEQVSDGHPDKICDQIADAVVTDCLRHDPESRVAIECLLKNDQLIIAGELTSTHEPDYRKLVYEVFERIGRGRLGYPADLDIGILVKKQSPDIALGVDKGGAGDQGIMYGYATNETPELLPIPFVVATKFLQILKNHPSRMFRADAKAQVSYDYDTGRITVFLCSVQHSPDVEVSDFRHIVESAMVLAASEYALNTDFEKLINPTGRFVIGGSFADCGVTGRKLACDTYGGIGRIGGGALSGKDPTKVDRSGAYMARKIARDIVLSGYADKCEIQIAYAIGMTDPVSVNIDCFGTESQNPRMIEQFVKDSYDLTPRAMCESLSLRAVDYNQVSSYGHFGRPGLPWER
- a CDS encoding HNH endonuclease, with the protein product MPVKPRVPCKHPGCAALVPSGTKYCDLHRPMHPEEVRSAHSRGYGAAWQKASRAFLKAHPLCEECMKNGRYVKAAVVDHIVPHRGDEKLFWDRSNWRPLCKRCHDRKTRLQDETPTYHY
- a CDS encoding site-specific DNA-methyltransferase, whose translation is MKTAQLKVLPVTVLKPAEYNPRKKLKPGDREYEKIKNSIEEFGFADPLVVNADMTIIGGHQRLTVAMDLGFTEVPCAVVDVDKTREKALNIALNKITGAWDENLLADLLKDIQDSDFDLGKTGFDPPEIETLFNKVHSKDVQEDDFDVEAELQNPVFSKPGDLWCLGKHRVICGDSTGEEVYTRLMDGQRANLVLTDPPYNVDVEETAGKIMNDNMADEDFYNFLLSAYRCMHANLADDGSIYVWHADTEGLNFRKAFKDAGFYLSGCCIWKKNALVLGRSPYQWIHEPCLFGWKQAGKHQWYSDRKQVTVWEYDKPRSSKDHPTMKPVALMSYPIRNSSMTNGIVLDPFLGSGSTLIACCETDRVCRGIELDPKFVDVIVKRFRSWCGEHGGSEDVYVLRDGQKLTFDEVCAGLEDAENE
- a CDS encoding DNA cytosine methyltransferase — encoded protein: MNKETLTLGSLFSGSGGFELAGILSGIQPVWNSEIEPFAVRVTTKRLPEVKHFGDVSKLSGAELPPVDIITFGSPCQDMSVAGRRAGLDGERSGLFHQAIRIIKEMREKTNGEKPRYCVWENVPGAFSSNGGADFKSVLEAVIGVKKPSCEVPAPGKNGWPYADVYLGDGWSVAYRLLDAQFWGVPQRRARIFLVADFGGERAGDILFKSEGLSGYSAEGFEAWKTAARNSEGGTGTAGGICLNDQGGDRMDVSEDVSGTLRAQDHGHPPVVMAAGFCTEHSARSRSIGYEDEISPTLRAGVVPAAIALEHHPADCRIRIDEGDAIQTLTSRMGTGGNNVPLIMTPDGPLVPYTLKIRCGKEGGGKGALVQEDKSATLATSNDQTLFAPSAFGISSDQSHAMLSGNPHAGIYEAKTSRTLDLNGGHPGCNQGGIAVVEKAYPLEGNGQRPSHQGDGWNESDAMYTLNATEHHGVAAPVYHGTKNSHLTHFTDEPALDTLVATEYKEPPVVSADPYYIVRRLTPTECARLQGFPDWWCSGLETAEPSEEDIAFWADVFETHRQVVTHAKKPKTRNQIVKWLKDPHLDSSEYKLWGNGVALPCVWFVLSGIVYYDQFRG
- a CDS encoding virulence protein; the encoded protein is MRISYNVTGNERKALVKVISQATGERAVYKFMPTCAYDIGFFTVTKDGTLEFDDRADSEVAGKVLEALTAAGYEGIGETAAAEPEEADKAATGTGTAEEPEGVSLTVKLPMGRHTGNTLRNLVNLVYTRASLVNKALGTDFRVDEGLAEALQAAALFKAEDFLRTVGNYEEEHGKAISGLTFTPEDITFASLPETAEPEAMRAFTELCAMMNKQALAQKRIQAKAVNEENEKYALRIWLTRLGMNGPDHKETRKMLMRNLSGHCAFRTDAEKERWTRRQAEKREAARQASLSEEQS